In the genome of Croceimicrobium hydrocarbonivorans, one region contains:
- a CDS encoding murein hydrolase activator EnvC family protein, which produces MAQSKKRQELEARKVRIMDEIELANRILAETKKDRSNTLGTIETVQQKIKLREKLIRTLDREVELMEEEEAEMQREIDTLRVRVEKQKAQYAHMIQQAYKSRKNSSRLMFILSSEDFNQAMRRIEYLKQYSAYRQQKIKEIEKQELELGEAMERLRVQKVRKNAVRGQLQEENRKLSNEKLSQEEAIKTYAAMEKDLEKKLKEKLKEAAKVEAQIEKVIAEEIAKARALAARKALEDRAIDLGLIRGKDFSSNTTNSRLEELIDAAVKARAAENKPAIAKPESFELTPAARTLAANFEANQKRLPWPVERGLVTGNFGPQRHPVVKSVIIDSKGIDITTEGNTPVKAVFGGTVTRRWRLPNGQLAVVISHGNYFTVYLGFKEASVDQDDVVKAGQQIGITYTNPINSQTMLHFQVWKDNQAVNPLLWLSSK; this is translated from the coding sequence ATGGCGCAAAGTAAAAAGCGACAGGAATTGGAAGCGCGCAAAGTGCGCATTATGGACGAGATTGAACTGGCTAACCGTATCCTGGCAGAAACCAAGAAAGATCGCAGCAATACCCTAGGTACCATTGAAACAGTACAGCAAAAAATCAAGCTACGCGAAAAACTCATTCGCACCCTCGATCGCGAGGTGGAGTTAATGGAAGAAGAGGAAGCCGAAATGCAGCGCGAAATCGACACCCTAAGGGTTCGAGTGGAGAAGCAAAAGGCGCAGTACGCTCACATGATCCAACAGGCCTATAAGAGCCGAAAAAATTCCAGTCGCTTAATGTTTATCCTCTCCTCCGAGGATTTTAACCAAGCCATGCGCCGTATCGAATACTTAAAGCAATACAGCGCTTATCGCCAGCAAAAGATCAAGGAAATTGAAAAGCAGGAACTCGAGCTAGGAGAAGCTATGGAGCGATTACGGGTTCAAAAAGTGCGCAAAAACGCTGTGCGTGGTCAATTACAGGAGGAAAACCGCAAACTGAGCAATGAAAAATTGAGTCAGGAAGAGGCGATTAAAACCTATGCCGCCATGGAGAAGGACCTGGAGAAAAAGCTCAAGGAAAAGCTCAAGGAAGCCGCCAAGGTAGAAGCGCAAATTGAAAAAGTTATTGCCGAAGAAATAGCCAAGGCCCGTGCTTTAGCAGCCCGCAAAGCCCTAGAAGACCGAGCGATTGACTTAGGCTTAATTCGCGGAAAAGATTTTAGTAGCAACACCACCAACAGCCGCTTAGAAGAGTTAATAGATGCCGCGGTAAAAGCTAGAGCCGCTGAAAATAAACCGGCTATTGCCAAGCCAGAAAGCTTTGAATTAACTCCGGCCGCCCGCACTCTGGCTGCTAATTTTGAGGCCAACCAAAAACGCCTGCCCTGGCCGGTAGAACGCGGTTTGGTAACCGGAAACTTTGGTCCGCAGCGACACCCGGTGGTTAAATCGGTTATTATCGATAGCAAGGGCATCGACATCACCACCGAAGGAAATACGCCTGTTAAAGCAGTATTTGGCGGAACTGTGACCCGTCGTTGGCGCCTACCTAACGGTCAATTAGCGGTAGTAATCTCACATGGAAATTATTTTACCGTTTACCTGGGTTTTAAAGAGGCCAGTGTAGATCAGGACGATGTGGTAAAAGCAGGGCAGCAAATTGGTATCACTTATACCAATCCTATCAACTCACAAACCATGTTGCACTTCCAGGTTTGGAAAGACAATCAGGCG